Part of the Rhizobium sp. WYJ-E13 genome is shown below.
TCCTGCCCGTACAAATAGAGTCAAATTGCCTGTGTTTATAAGTAAAGGTACAAAAATGACAAACGCGACGGCATCGGCACAGACTGCGTTTTACGCATCAGGTTTGGATATCAGTCAGACTCTGGAATCGGCCCGCACCCAGGTCGAGGAGCGCTTCCTCGAAGGTGGCACTGTCCTGCTGTCCGTCATGGATGTCCTCAATCGTCTGTTGACGTCGCTGGACCAGATCACCAAGGCGCTCGACAACAATGAGGCGAGTGATACCAGCGCCGATCTCAATGCAACCGTCCAGAACCTGATCGAGCTTCCGGGCGCCGAAGAAAACCGCCAGCAGGCCCTGGCGGCACTTGCCCAGACCGGCTCGGAACTGCATCGGCATGTCGCTGATATGCAGGAGACGATGCGTTATCTGCGCACCTTTGCGGTCACGGTGAAGATAACAGGCGCGGGCCTTGCCGAATTCGCGGGCTTCGCTCAGGAGATCCTCGAACGCATCTATTCAGGGACCGACGAAGTCAACCGTTTCGCTACCCATCTCGACAGCCTGCAGAAGGAGGTCAAGCTCGCCCTCTCCTTCGGCAACAGTCTCTCCAAGAACTATGCCGACACCGTTCCTGCCGTTGCCAGGGCACTCAAGAACGACGCGAAGAAGATCGCCGATCATCGCCAGAATCTCGGCGCGATCGCCCGCGACGTCGGTGCCGTTGCCCGTGGCGTGCAGGCCAAGGTCGCATCCACGCTTTCGGCGCTGCAGATCGGCGATATCACCCGCCAGCGCATCGAGCATGTGCAGAGCACCTTCTCGTTGCTGGAGGATTTTTTCGTAAGCGAGGACGGCGCCAGGCTCGATGCCGACGCACGCAAGCGCCTGCAGAACGTCATTCATCACCTGACGGCCGCCCAGATAGCGGACATGTGCACGGATTTCCAGCGGGATTCCCGCAATGTCGTGCAGACTATCGCGAGTTTCAGCCAGGATACGCAGGAAATTCTGAGGTTGCGCGACCAGATGAGTGGTCAGAGCGACGGCAATGGCGGCAATTTCATGCGCGCGCTGGAATCCAGCGTCTCGGCCGCCCACGAGATCGTCAAACAGGTCGATGCCGCGGGCCGACAGGCCGATCAGGTCAGTCAGTCGACCCTCGGCACCGCCGCGACGCTTCTGCACTCCATCGAGGCGATCCGCGCGGTCAAGACCGATATTCACTACATGGCGCTGAATACCAACCTGCGCTGCAGCCGTCTCGGAGAAGAGGGCAAGTCGATCAACGTCGTTACCGCCGAGCTGCGAATCTTTGCCGGCAAGCTCGACGATTCAGCCGATGCCATCGTCAACGGCCTGCCGGCACTCGAAGCCTCGGCCGGACGCGTTGCTCCTGCAGGCAGCGCCAAGAACGGCGGCCTTGCCGAAAGCCTCACCTCGGCGGTCGGCACGATCCGCTCCGCAGCCGACCTGATGGAAGACGAGCTCAAGGTGCTTGCCGAACATGGCCGCGAGGTCGCGACCAAGATCAACCTGCTGATCGGCAAGCTCGATTTCCAGCATGATCTCGGCGATGTGCTCGCTCGCTGTGCCGATGTTCTGGAAACCGTGGCCGGCGATCGGATCGCCGATATCTCCGACATCGCCGAGGCGATTGCTCCGCTCGACCGCAAGATCTTCAAGCTCTACACGATGGTGCAGGAGCGCAATGTCCATCGCGACATCGTTCCCGCCACCGAGGAAATGGCGGCACCCGCATCTGCTGAGCCGGCAAAAGCCCAGAGCGACGAGGATCTGTTCGAGGACGCGCTTTTTTGAAGCAAGGCCCACGCGTTACAGCATCGGCCCAAAAATCGGAATCGATTTTCGGAAAGCCTGATGCGTAGATTCAATGAGCTATAGAGCGTTCTTAGTGCGTCCGAATGGACGCACGGCGCTCTAATTGGTCCGGCGGAACTTGTTTGCCGCCTCGATCGCCGCCTTCTGCTGGTCGTCCTCGATGCCGAGATAGAAATCCTCGAGCACCGGGTCGGTCAGCCCCGCCCGCCGCGACAGCACGTACCATTTCGCGGCCTCGATTGGATCGGGCGGGGTACCGAGCGCATTGATGTAGAGATGTGCGAGCTTGTTCTGTGCAACGACATTGCCGCGGTTGGCGGCAAACTTCAGCCACTCGAAGCCACGCACGTAATCCTTCGGCCCGCCGATACCGTTGACCAGCCAGATACCCATGTCGAGCTGCGCCGTATCGAACCCCGCGCGCGCCGCGCGCGCCAGCCAGTCGCGGGCCAGAAGCTTCTTGTCTTCAGGCAGATCGGCAACCTTCTGGTAGATCTGCGCAACTGCATATTGCGCATCGGCGACGCCCTGTTCCGCAGACTTCTCATAATAAGGCAAGGCAAGCTTCAGCCCCTTGTCGCCGCGATTGTCGG
Proteins encoded:
- a CDS encoding chemotaxis protein — protein: MTNATASAQTAFYASGLDISQTLESARTQVEERFLEGGTVLLSVMDVLNRLLTSLDQITKALDNNEASDTSADLNATVQNLIELPGAEENRQQALAALAQTGSELHRHVADMQETMRYLRTFAVTVKITGAGLAEFAGFAQEILERIYSGTDEVNRFATHLDSLQKEVKLALSFGNSLSKNYADTVPAVARALKNDAKKIADHRQNLGAIARDVGAVARGVQAKVASTLSALQIGDITRQRIEHVQSTFSLLEDFFVSEDGARLDADARKRLQNVIHHLTAAQIADMCTDFQRDSRNVVQTIASFSQDTQEILRLRDQMSGQSDGNGGNFMRALESSVSAAHEIVKQVDAAGRQADQVSQSTLGTAATLLHSIEAIRAVKTDIHYMALNTNLRCSRLGEEGKSINVVTAELRIFAGKLDDSADAIVNGLPALEASAGRVAPAGSAKNGGLAESLTSAVGTIRSAADLMEDELKVLAEHGREVATKINLLIGKLDFQHDLGDVLARCADVLETVAGDRIADISDIAEAIAPLDRKIFKLYTMVQERNVHRDIVPATEEMAAPASAEPAKAQSDEDLFEDALF